The Cucumis melo cultivar AY chromosome 5, USDA_Cmelo_AY_1.0, whole genome shotgun sequence genome has a segment encoding these proteins:
- the LOC103485929 gene encoding UPF0481 protein At3g47200-like, with product MEAIGEEIDEVNFDICDKVEKSMGEMLEKLPPLHKESSIYRVPKQQREMNPKVYLPQFISIGPYHYKTQENLKANEQYKFRAFIKFLYRMINRDYEYSQESLKGILKAGTLKHIVKTSHCWTKQVWNSYASSINMKEEEFIIMMLVDACFIIDFLLDPSFYIGLIFDIYIDLIKLENQLPLFLLQRLAYLLPITPNPCFPGLVIARISGISDIYTFSSMHDPCDIEPKHFVDYLNFYFPQPLYDMTYNKQQEENYGKKKSHVSFIHPYFCDFWNKMIHCAKNEKKKKREKRQMPPSITELWEAGVTIKKAENPKSITSITFKSGVLEIPHLNIHDSFEILMRNLIAFEQFSDPSKKKTCVIEYILFLDHLISTEKDVRLLVKVGVINNSIGGSDKEVSDLFNDLCKYVTISKSSPYTEIINNLCEHCDEWWNRAMASLIHNYFNTPWAIISFFAGALLLILTLLQTIFSAISAFPT from the coding sequence ATGGAAGCAATTGGTGAGGAGATTGATGAAGTAAACTTTGATATTTGTGATAAAGTTGAGAAATCCATGGGAGAGATGTTGGAAAAACTGCCTCCCCTTCATAAAGAAAGCAGCATCTATCGAGTTCCCAAACAACAACGCGAGATGAATCCTAAAGTCTATCTCCCTCAATTTATTTCCATTGGTCCTTATCACTATAAGACTCAAGAGAATTTGAAAGCCAATGAACAATATAAGTTTCGAGctttcattaaatttctatatCGTATGATCAATAGAGATTATGAATATAGTCAAGAATCGTTGAAGGGAATCCTGAAAGCTGGAACACTGAAGCACATTGTAAAAACATCTCATTGTTGGACGAAACAAGTTTGGAATAGCTATGCATCATCCATAAACATGAAAGAGGAGGAGTTCATTATAATGATGCTTGTAGATGCTTGCTTTATAATAGATTTTCTTCTCGATCCAAGTTTCTACATAGGATTAATATTTGACATATATATTGATTTGATAAAGTTGGAAAATCAACTTCCTTTGTTTCTTCTTCAAAGATTGGCTTACCTTTTACCCATAACCCCAAATCCTTGCTTCCCTGGACTAGTTATTGCAAGAATTTCTGGGATTTCTGATATATATACATTTTCTTCTATGCACGACCCGTGTGATATAGAACCAAAACACTTTGTCGATTATTTAAATTTCTACTTCCCACAACCCCTTTATGATATGACGTACAATAAGCAGCAGGAGGAAAATTATGGAAAGAAGAAGAGTCATGTAAGTTTCATCCACCCATACTTTTGTGATTTTTGGAATAAGATGATCCACTGTGCGAAgaacgaaaagaaaaaaaagagggaaaagagGCAGATGCCTCCATCCATAACTGAGCTTTGGGAGGCTGGTGTAACCATAAAGAAAGCAGAAAATCCCAAATCTATAACCAGCATTACCTTCAAAAGTGGAGTTTTGGAAATCCCGCACTTAAATATTCATGACAGCTTTGAGATCCTTATGCGAAACCTAATAGCATTTGAGCAATTTTCTGATCCATCGAAGAAGAAGACATGTGTTATCGAATATATCTTATTTCTGGATCATTTGATAAGTACAGAAAAAGATGTGCGTTTACTTGTGAAAGTGGGAGTCATAAACAACTCAATTGGCGGCAGCGATAAAGAAGTTTCAGATCTATTTAACGACCTATGTAAATATGTGACAATTTCAAAATCTTCCCCATACACTGAAATCATCAACAATTTATGTGAGCATTGCGATGAATGGTGGAACAGGGCGATGGCCTCACTCATACATAACTATTTCAATACACCATGGGCTATTATCTCATTCTTTGCAGGAGCACTCCTCCTTATTCTCACCCTTCTTCAAACCATTTTCTCTGCCATCTCTGCATTTCCTACCTAA